One genomic region from Rhodospirillales bacterium RIFCSPLOWO2_02_FULL_58_16 encodes:
- a CDS encoding DNA-binding response regulator: MRVLVVEDDPILLKQIAQALLSEGYSLDKAEDGEEGQFLGETEPYDAVILDLGLPKVDGLTVLKRWRQAGLTMPVLILTARDTWSEKVSGFDHGADDYVTKPFHVEELMARLRALIRRAAGHATPVLEAGPVRLDTRSGRVTVDGSAITLTSHELKVLTYLIHHEGQVISRTELIEHIYDQDFDRDSNTIEVFIARLRKKLGSDLIRTHRGRGYSLDSPTKSK; the protein is encoded by the coding sequence ATGCGGGTGCTGGTAGTCGAAGATGATCCTATACTGCTTAAGCAAATCGCCCAGGCCTTGCTGAGCGAGGGCTATTCCCTGGACAAGGCCGAGGATGGCGAGGAAGGCCAATTTCTCGGCGAGACCGAACCTTATGATGCGGTAATTCTTGATCTCGGCCTGCCCAAGGTGGACGGCTTGACGGTGCTGAAGCGCTGGCGCCAGGCGGGACTGACCATGCCGGTGCTGATCCTCACGGCGCGCGATACATGGAGCGAAAAGGTCTCCGGTTTTGACCACGGCGCCGACGATTACGTTACCAAGCCCTTCCATGTGGAGGAATTGATGGCCCGCCTCAGGGCCTTGATCCGCCGCGCCGCCGGACACGCGACGCCGGTGCTTGAGGCCGGACCGGTTCGGCTGGATACCCGTTCCGGCAGGGTGACCGTGGACGGCTCGGCGATAACGCTGACTTCTCATGAATTGAAGGTTCTCACCTATCTTATCCATCATGAGGGACAGGTAATCTCGCGCACGGAGTTGATTGAGCATATCTACGACCAGGACTTCGACCGGGACTCCAACACCATCGAGGTGTTTATCGCCCGGCTGCGCAAGAAACTGGGTTCTGACCTTATCCGGACCCACAGGGGACGGGGTTATAGCCTGGACTCGCCTACTAAGAGTAAATAG